The Bacteroidales bacterium genome contains the following window.
TGGATATTCTTCGTAATAAACGAGCTTAACGGGCAACCTCCTTTTTGTTTGATTGGAGCCTTCGCCAGTCAGATGTTCCGCAAGACGTAACTCATGATTGTTGGTGTTGCCTGTATAATAGCTGTCAACGACACATTCCAGTATGTACATGTATCCTTTCATTTAAAAAAAACAATATTCTAATCTTGTTGTGAATTTTCTCTGTGGCTTCTTACTTGTTTTCTTTTTAGTTATTGCCATATCGTATTTTCAGAATCGAAACATAAAAATACAATTAAAGCAATATAGTTTACTGCTTTTCTAATAAATACAATTTGAAATCAGTGTTTTGTTCCTATGATTGAAAAACCGAACCTTGTTTCGGTGGTTATTTTCACATCAGCGTATCCTTTTTTTAACAGCCAGGAAGCGGCTTCGTCGTGGGTGTGTTCAAAGCGGTATGCGGGCGAAAGGGAGTCCATCAGGTCAATCATCTCTTCACGCCAGTTGAGCTTACGTCC
Protein-coding sequences here:
- a CDS encoding GIY-YIG nuclease family protein, with product MYILECVVDSYYTGNTNNHELRLAEHLTGEGSNQTKRRLPVKLVYYEEYPGID